The Pirellulimonas nuda genome includes a region encoding these proteins:
- a CDS encoding pirin family protein: MKRVKSFVRDVPQHWVGDGFPVRSLFSYAGGNAYDPFLLLDYAGPHDFEPGQAKRGVGEHPHRGFETVTILYQGELEHRDSSGSHGLIGPGDVQWMTAASGIVHEEFHSRRFATQGGTLEMIQLWVNLPAKGKQTPPKYQDLRDAQFPRVDLPDQAGTARVIAGELLGHRGPAETFTPINLWDVQLNAHAATELPVAGDHTALLVVQSGVVALAEGAVKAGELAKFEREAGGLRLQTESAARVLVLTGEPLNEPVVGQGPFVMNTREEIQQAVRDYQVGAMGRLS; the protein is encoded by the coding sequence ATGAAACGCGTAAAGAGCTTTGTTCGCGATGTCCCACAGCATTGGGTGGGAGACGGCTTCCCCGTGCGGAGCCTGTTCTCGTACGCGGGCGGCAACGCGTACGATCCCTTCTTGCTGCTGGACTACGCCGGGCCGCACGACTTCGAGCCCGGCCAGGCCAAGCGGGGCGTGGGCGAGCACCCGCACCGCGGGTTTGAAACCGTCACCATCCTCTACCAGGGCGAGCTGGAGCACCGCGACTCGAGCGGCAGCCACGGGTTGATAGGCCCGGGCGACGTGCAATGGATGACCGCCGCGTCTGGGATCGTCCACGAGGAATTCCACAGCCGCCGGTTCGCAACCCAAGGGGGCACGCTGGAGATGATCCAGCTCTGGGTCAACCTGCCCGCAAAGGGCAAGCAGACGCCGCCCAAATACCAAGACTTGCGGGACGCTCAGTTCCCTAGGGTCGACTTGCCCGATCAAGCAGGCACGGCCCGCGTGATCGCCGGCGAGCTTCTCGGCCATCGCGGCCCTGCCGAGACGTTTACGCCCATCAACCTCTGGGACGTCCAACTGAACGCGCACGCCGCCACGGAGCTGCCGGTAGCCGGCGACCACACCGCGTTGCTGGTTGTCCAAAGCGGCGTCGTGGCCCTCGCAGAGGGCGCCGTTAAAGCCGGCGAGTTGGCCAAGTTCGAGCGCGAAGCGGGCGGACTGCGTCTGCAAACAGAATCGGCCGCACGCGTGCTTGTACTCACAGGCGAGCCATTGAACGAACCGGTCGTAGGCCAGGGGCCGTTCGTGATGAACACGCGCGAAGAAATCCAGCAGGCCGTGCGCGACTACCAGGTGGGCGCGATGGGGCGGTTGTCGTAG
- a CDS encoding PEP-CTERM sorting domain-containing protein: MTSTRLLSLALAGAICAPASAAMWTPTNYGVGADAEVREFQPTNNLGASTEIASRVRNNEIAGSPNDGNDRNSSIYVKIDLTDRVMPSDGHTAFRMTYRNNSLNGSRIQDYITPNSLVRTGMAFYGLNTSLTWDESTITYLNAPGITADFDVGTKDFNSDLTLLGTAAFPEIGTQNHLPVGGALVLANARLDQFVKDALAAGKTEVTIVASTIHNGEAPFPNWLNFNYLFNPKEQTMLNSDNYDAGDGLGNIGNLYGRDNSAGAFSPALLLAVPEPSSVLLGVIALAGIVAARRQGLGAQS, from the coding sequence ATGACTAGTACTCGTCTGTTGTCCCTTGCCTTAGCGGGGGCAATTTGTGCGCCGGCCTCGGCAGCGATGTGGACGCCGACCAATTACGGCGTCGGCGCCGACGCAGAAGTCCGCGAGTTTCAACCGACGAACAACCTCGGCGCCAGCACCGAGATCGCTTCGCGGGTTAGGAACAATGAGATCGCGGGTTCTCCAAACGACGGCAACGACCGAAACAGCTCGATCTACGTGAAGATCGACCTGACCGATCGCGTGATGCCGTCGGACGGCCACACCGCCTTCCGCATGACCTACCGCAACAACTCTCTCAACGGTTCGCGGATCCAAGACTACATCACGCCGAACTCATTGGTCCGCACCGGGATGGCGTTCTACGGACTCAACACCTCCCTCACCTGGGATGAGAGTACCATCACCTACCTCAACGCGCCGGGCATCACCGCCGACTTTGACGTCGGCACCAAGGACTTCAACAGCGATCTGACGCTGCTCGGCACCGCGGCTTTCCCGGAGATTGGCACGCAGAATCACTTGCCGGTCGGCGGCGCGTTGGTCCTGGCCAACGCTCGGCTCGACCAATTTGTCAAGGACGCTCTAGCGGCCGGAAAGACGGAAGTTACGATCGTCGCTTCCACCATCCACAACGGTGAGGCGCCGTTTCCCAACTGGTTGAACTTCAACTACCTGTTCAATCCCAAAGAGCAGACGATGCTCAACAGCGACAACTACGACGCCGGCGACGGCCTAGGGAACATCGGCAACCTGTACGGCCGGGACAACAGCGCAGGCGCCTTCTCGCCCGCCCTGCTGCTGGCCGTTCCCGAGCCGAGCTCGGTGCTGCTTGGGGTGATCGCCCTGGCCGGGATTGTTGCCGCGCGGCGTCAAGGTTTGGGCGCGCAGAGCTGA
- a CDS encoding endonuclease/exonuclease/phosphatase family protein, with product MRATSYTALLVPAGLLALLGSAAAPLLAAEKPPVDLRVMSFNIRYGAANDGENHWEKRKGLVADTIRTYDPDLLGTQETLGFQKEFLEHELPSYTGIGVGRDDGGPSGEMTAMFYKTDRFEPVAEGHFWLSETPEVPGSKSWDTSLTRMCSWVKLRDRRDLSLPPILWLNTHFDHVGKEAREQAAKLLVAKSGVLGAGCDVVITGDFNSAVSSPPYLALFAAREREGGPSLFIDTYVAARPDGEPGQATFNSFRGAVVEGARIDWIAVRGGWQTLHAAIDRTQPDGRNPSDHYPVQALLRREAQQ from the coding sequence ATGCGTGCTACTAGCTACACGGCACTCCTCGTGCCCGCCGGACTACTCGCTCTGCTTGGGTCGGCCGCCGCGCCGTTGCTCGCCGCTGAGAAACCCCCTGTCGACCTGCGGGTGATGAGCTTCAACATCCGCTACGGCGCCGCAAACGACGGCGAGAACCACTGGGAGAAACGCAAGGGACTGGTCGCGGACACGATCCGGACCTACGACCCCGACCTGCTGGGGACCCAGGAGACGCTCGGCTTTCAGAAGGAGTTTCTCGAACACGAACTACCAAGCTACACGGGCATCGGCGTGGGACGCGACGACGGCGGCCCGTCCGGCGAGATGACGGCCATGTTCTACAAGACGGATCGGTTCGAACCGGTCGCGGAGGGACACTTCTGGCTGAGCGAGACCCCGGAGGTCCCCGGCAGCAAGTCGTGGGACACCAGCCTGACGCGGATGTGTTCGTGGGTGAAGCTCCGCGACCGGCGTGACCTGTCGCTACCGCCGATCTTGTGGCTCAACACCCACTTCGACCATGTGGGCAAAGAGGCCCGAGAACAGGCCGCGAAGCTGCTGGTCGCTAAGTCGGGCGTTTTGGGCGCGGGCTGCGACGTCGTCATCACGGGGGACTTCAACTCCGCGGTCAGCAGCCCCCCGTACCTGGCGCTGTTCGCAGCGCGTGAGCGTGAGGGGGGACCTTCTCTGTTTATCGACACGTACGTCGCTGCGCGCCCCGACGGGGAGCCGGGTCAGGCTACCTTCAACAGCTTCCGCGGCGCGGTGGTTGAGGGCGCCCGCATCGACTGGATCGCGGTCCGCGGGGGCTGGCAGACGCTCCACGCCGCGATCGACCGGACGCAACCAGACGGGCGCAACCCCTCCGACCACTACCCCGTGCAAGCGTTGCTGCGACGCGAGGCGCAGCAGTAG